Proteins from a single region of Hordeum vulgare subsp. vulgare chromosome 6H, MorexV3_pseudomolecules_assembly, whole genome shotgun sequence:
- the LOC123403993 gene encoding DNA-3-methyladenine glycosylase — translation MTTPGAATPPSFKRSSPRKKQRPRSRLLAADFAAGEAEAARALVAATATPSLLSPPAVSPHSLVGAALPREFFEVDALDLAPRLLGKLLRRDQVVLRITEVEAYRPNDSACHGRFGITARTAPVFGPGGHAYVYLCYGLHMMLNVVADKEGVGAAVLIRACAPVSGLEIIQQRRGQQTEKPILLTGPGKVGQALGLSTDWSNHPLYTPGGLEVLDAPEPENILVGPRVGIEYASPEHVMAPWRFAVAGTPWISAPKNTLRPR, via the exons ATGACCACCCCCGGCGCAGCCACGCCGCCGAGCTTCAAGCGATCCTCCCCCAGAAAGAAACAGCGGCCCCgcagccgcctcctcgccgctgaCTTCGCCGCCGGAGAGGCCGAGGCTGCGCGGGCGTTGGTGGCGGCCACGGCCACACCGTCGCTCCTCTCACCGCCGGCGGTGTCCCCACACTCGCTTGTAGGTGCCGCGCTCCCTCGCGAGTTCTTCGAGGTGGATGCGCTCGACCTCGCCCCCCGCCTCCTCGGCAAGCTCCTGCGCCGCGACCAAGTCGTCCTCCGCATCACCGAG GTGGAGGCTTACAGACCAAACGATTCCGCGTGCCATGGCCGGTTCGGCATCACGGCGAGAACTGCTCCTGTG TTTGGACCAGGCGGGCATGCCTATGTGTATCTATGCTATGGGCTCCACATGATGCTCAATGTTGTTGCCGACAAAGAGGGCGTTGGAGCTGCTGTTCTGATCCGAGCGTGTGCTCCAGTTAGCG GACTGGAAATTATTCAGCAGCGTCGTGGCCAACAAACCGAGAAACCGATCCTACTTACAGGACCAGGAAAG GTCGGCCAAGCTCTGGGGCTTTCCACTGACTGGTCGAACCACCCCTTATATACACCCG GTGGGTTGGAAGTTCTGGATGCACCAGAACCTGAGAACATTTTGGTTGGCCCCCGGGTCGGCATCGAATATGCATCGCCGGAGCATGTCATGGCGCCATGGAGGTTCGCAGTTGCGGGCACCCCGTGGATCAGTGCCCCGAAGAACACTCTCAGACCACGGTGA
- the LOC123405727 gene encoding glycosyltransferase family 92 protein RCOM_0530710-like: MQSRPRHAAGAALSVTTLLLFICIQAGLVAFPLRNTRSRALLVPPRWPPLGLRAVRAGTATPAGAGTEAVLLPGWEAIVLLRRPDGTSAPGDENVQSNATCVFRGGASSPARALGPLPASGRDAYTCIMPEPARTHRHDAPLVLFSASTVINAGDGASGRSPEMLKWSNRVVYESVVIDGGDVLVFAKGVNRRKKVNRPAADIRCVYYRGDAGNVVASLPATTSAQQVFRCPPPLATTPVDRELRVTLAVVGEEPIPSLATYDPPRRPQSSPATGPTPSGKRLICACTMVRDVAKFMREWVVYHAAVGVDRFYVYDNGSEDDLADQVLHLTSDGFEVFTMTWPWPKTLEAALSHAAAVHRDSCEWMVFIDVDEFIFSPHWAHSENPTKSMLHLVTTVAKDVGQVSMWCADFGPSDQTTHPKEGVVQGYTCRRQTMERHKSLVLLDAVDQSMTNSVHYFKLQPGFRGEWSTRVRVNHYKYQAWDEFKVKFRRRASTYTVDWTEKVKLRSNDRTPGLGFEAVEPADWPHRFCEVNDTLLHDVTRRWFGLGFGNKLGRRRIIGTYNV; this comes from the coding sequence ATGCAGTCGCGCCCGCGGCACGCCGCCGGTGCGGCCCTCTCCGTCACGACGCTCCTCCTCTTCATCTGCATCCAAGCCGGCCTCGTTGCATTCCCGTTGCGCAACACGCGCTCCCGCGCCCTGCTCGTGCCGCCGCGCTGGCCGCCACTTGGCCTCCGCGCCGTCCGAGCTGGGACAGCCACGCCGGCGGGCGCGGGGACGGAGGCCGTGCTGCTTCCGGGCTGGGAGGCCATCGTCCTACTCCGACGACCCGACGGTACCAGTGCACCCGGCGACGAGAACGTACAATCAAACGCCACCTGCGTGTTCCGCGGCGGGGCGTCGTCCCCGGCGCGCGCGCTCGGGCCGCTGCCGGCGTCCGGCCGCGACGCCTACACCTGCATCATGCCCGAGCCAGCGCGAACTCACCGACACGACGCACCGCTCGTGCTCTTCTCCGCCTCCACGgtcatcaacgccggcgacggcgCCTCAGGCCGCTCGCCGGAGATGCTGAAGTGGAGCAACCGCGTCGTGTACGAATCCGTCGTGATCGACGGCGGCGACGTCCTCGTCTTCGCCAAGGGCGTCAACCGACGGAAAAAAGTCAACCGCCCGGCTGCAGACATCCGGTGCGTGTACTACCGTGGCGACGCCGGCAACGTCGTGGCCTCCCTGCCGGCCACCACCTCGGCGCAGCAAGTCTTCCGGTGCCCGCCTCCACTGGCGACGACTCCGGTAGACCGAGAGCTGCGCGTCACCCTCGCCGTAGTCGGCGAGGAGCCCATCCCCTCACTGGCCACCTACGATCCGCCACGACGTCCCCAATCGTCGCCGGCGACGGGACCAACGCCGTCAGGGAAGAGGCTGATTTGCGCCTGCACCATGGTCCGGGACGTGGCCAAGTTCATGCGGGAGTGGGTCGTGTATCACGCGGCCGTGGGCGTGGACCGGTTCTACGTCTACGACAACGGGAGCGAGGATGACCTGGCGGACCAGGTGCTCCACCTCACCTCGGACGGGTTCGAAGTCTTCACGATGACCTGGCCATGGCCCAAAACCCTAGAGGCCGCGCTATCCCATGCCGCGGCGGTGCATCGAGATTCGTGCGAGTGGATGGTGTTCATCGATGTCGACGAGTTCATCTTCTCTCCGCACTGGGCCCATTCAGAGAACCCTACGAAATCTATGCTCCATTTGGTCACAACCGTCGCAAAAGATGTAGGCCAGGTGTCCATGTGGTGCGCGGATTTTGGCCCCTCGGACCAAACCACGCACCCGAAGGAGGGGGTCGTCCAAGGCTACACATGCCGGAGGCAGACCATGGAGCGGCACAAGTCATTGGTCCTGCTCGACGCGGTGGACCAATCGATGACTAACTCGGTCCACTACTTCAAGCTTCAACCAGGGTTTCGAGGCGAATGGAGCACACGAGTTCGCGTAAACCATTATAAGTACCAAGCTTGGGATGAGTTCAAGGTGAAATTCCGCCGCCGAGCTTCGACATACACTGTCGATTGGACCGAGAAGGTGAAGCTTCGTTCCAACGATCGGACCCCAGGTTTGGGGTTTGAGGCGGTTGAGCCGGCTGATTGGCCGCACAGGTTCTGCGAGGTGAATGACACTCTGCTCCATGATGTGACTCGGAGATGGTTCGGCCTTGGATTTGGAAACAAGTTGGGTAGGCGAAGAATAATCGGTACATATAATGTATGA